From one Saprospiraceae bacterium genomic stretch:
- a CDS encoding PDZ domain-containing protein → MKQLILIALLFVGFGQILAQSESSKKQKRVVTIEKSKDKEGNEVIEKKILEGDAVKKDMEWNEKGGSTIKITSDSMGHQKKIIINSDIDIEDDDNEGYFENKGASYTERTVVIKKNADGSVEIKEKSGSDLGGEFNLKVDSTEAKKPNIGVTLNDDLKITSLIRGGAAEIGGLESGDLLTHLDGTFIDDYDHLKELLSKKHVGDKVTLTYLRDRKEMKSTITLKGGSTRVYFNK, encoded by the coding sequence ATGAAACAACTCATCCTCATAGCATTACTGTTTGTCGGTTTTGGTCAGATCTTAGCTCAATCTGAATCCAGCAAAAAACAAAAACGAGTCGTCACTATCGAAAAATCAAAAGATAAAGAGGGCAATGAAGTCATCGAAAAGAAAATCCTCGAAGGCGATGCAGTCAAAAAAGATATGGAGTGGAATGAAAAAGGTGGTAGCACCATCAAAATAACCTCTGACAGCATGGGCCATCAAAAAAAGATCATTATCAATAGTGATATTGATATCGAGGACGACGATAACGAAGGGTATTTTGAAAATAAGGGTGCCAGCTATACCGAACGCACGGTAGTGATAAAAAAGAATGCCGATGGCAGTGTGGAAATCAAAGAAAAGTCCGGCAGCGATCTGGGCGGAGAGTTTAATTTAAAAGTTGATAGTACGGAGGCTAAAAAACCTAATATCGGTGTGACCTTAAATGATGACCTTAAGATTACCAGTTTGATTCGCGGAGGCGCAGCCGAAATAGGTGGCTTGGAGTCCGGTGACTTATTGACCCATCTGGATGGCACTTTTATTGACGACTATGATCATCTTAAAGAGTTGTTGTCCAAAAAACATGTAGGCGATAAAGTGACCTTGACCTACCTGCGTGATCGTAAAGAAATGAAGTCCACCATCACCCTAAAGGGGGGAAGTACACGCGTATATTTTAACAAGTAA
- a CDS encoding RNA-binding transcriptional accessory protein, with protein sequence MPSEYTPLIASQLSIRHEQVMATIKLLEEGATTPFIARYRKELTHSLDEVQIEQIRQLKNKYEDLLKRKQTMLDTISGLGKLTPALEKSIQESWDPNILEDIYLPFKPKRKTKATVARENGLERLALWMTAEPNGQPELEANRYLNQQISTAEEALQGARDIIAEIINEDTQARAIVRSLFARQGIIYAKVAKGKETEGLKYKDYFKYEESLNRCPSHRVLALLRGEEEGYLKVSIAPDEDMTLQKLSHHFIRRNNACSEQIWVALKDAYKRLLLPSMETEARHQAKVKADDEAIKVFAENVKQLLLAPPLGSKRILAIDPGFRSGCKIVCLDQEGKLLIDDIIYPHEPQKEVQRATNRILELCKKYKIEAIAIGNGTAGRESEAFVRPLVFEQPIEIYMVNENGASIYSASELAREEFPDKDLTVRGAVSIGRRLADPLAELVKIDAKSIGVGQYQHDVDPHKLKDSLDVVVAYCVNQVGVNLNTASKSLLTYVSGLNEKTADNIITYRNTHGAFTSRSQILKVPRLGEKAFEQCAAFLRIPGAQNILDNSAVHPESYGIVHRMAQSINSTVEELIRQEGQRKKIIPGDFITETAGMETMKDILKELEKPGRDPREMIKPFAFADVKKPEDLSPGMIVPGIITNITKFGCFVDLGVKQDGMVHISQLADKFVSDPNTVVKLQQQVHVKVLEVDLVRKRISLTMKGI encoded by the coding sequence ATGCCGTCAGAATATACTCCACTTATCGCCAGTCAGCTATCCATTCGTCATGAACAGGTCATGGCTACTATCAAACTCCTTGAGGAAGGTGCCACTACCCCTTTTATAGCCAGGTATCGCAAAGAACTCACTCATTCGCTGGATGAAGTGCAAATCGAACAAATCAGGCAGCTAAAAAATAAGTATGAAGATCTTTTAAAAAGAAAACAAACCATGCTCGATACGATCTCGGGACTGGGCAAACTCACACCTGCTTTGGAGAAATCTATACAGGAAAGCTGGGATCCAAATATCCTTGAAGACATCTACCTCCCATTCAAACCAAAACGCAAAACCAAAGCCACGGTAGCACGCGAAAATGGATTAGAGCGACTCGCTCTCTGGATGACTGCTGAGCCCAATGGCCAACCGGAGCTGGAGGCTAATCGATACTTGAATCAACAGATAAGCACGGCAGAAGAAGCGTTACAGGGAGCCAGGGACATCATCGCAGAGATCATCAATGAAGATACTCAGGCAAGGGCTATCGTAAGGAGTCTGTTTGCCAGGCAGGGAATAATCTATGCTAAAGTGGCCAAAGGCAAAGAAACAGAAGGCCTCAAATACAAAGATTATTTTAAATACGAGGAAAGTCTGAACAGGTGTCCATCCCATAGGGTGCTTGCCCTTCTCAGAGGCGAAGAAGAAGGCTATTTAAAAGTTTCGATTGCACCAGACGAGGATATGACTTTACAAAAACTGAGTCATCATTTTATCCGAAGGAACAATGCATGTAGTGAACAGATATGGGTGGCACTCAAAGATGCATACAAACGGCTCTTACTGCCGTCGATGGAGACAGAAGCCAGGCATCAGGCAAAAGTCAAGGCAGATGATGAAGCCATCAAAGTCTTTGCTGAAAATGTAAAACAATTGCTGCTGGCCCCTCCATTAGGCAGCAAAAGAATATTGGCCATCGACCCGGGATTCAGATCAGGGTGTAAAATAGTATGCCTCGACCAGGAAGGGAAGTTGCTGATCGATGACATTATTTATCCCCATGAACCTCAAAAAGAGGTTCAACGAGCTACCAATCGTATCCTTGAATTATGTAAAAAGTATAAGATAGAAGCTATAGCCATCGGCAATGGTACCGCAGGCCGGGAAAGCGAAGCTTTTGTCCGGCCCCTTGTTTTTGAACAGCCAATTGAAATATATATGGTCAATGAAAACGGGGCATCTATCTATTCTGCTTCTGAGCTAGCCAGAGAAGAATTTCCTGACAAAGATCTTACTGTGCGCGGTGCAGTATCTATCGGACGGCGACTGGCTGATCCACTCGCAGAGCTCGTAAAAATCGATGCCAAATCTATCGGCGTCGGACAATATCAGCATGATGTGGATCCACACAAACTCAAGGACAGTCTCGATGTAGTCGTGGCATATTGTGTCAACCAGGTAGGGGTCAATCTAAACACTGCCAGTAAAAGTCTCCTGACCTATGTATCCGGATTAAACGAAAAGACTGCAGACAATATCATCACATACAGGAATACCCATGGTGCCTTTACTAGCCGCAGCCAAATATTAAAAGTGCCACGGCTTGGAGAGAAGGCTTTTGAGCAATGTGCAGCATTTTTACGGATACCCGGAGCGCAAAATATTTTAGATAATAGTGCTGTACATCCTGAAAGTTACGGAATCGTGCATCGCATGGCTCAAAGTATAAACAGTACGGTCGAGGAGCTGATTCGCCAGGAAGGTCAAAGAAAAAAAATCATACCTGGAGATTTTATCACGGAGACTGCAGGCATGGAGACGATGAAGGATATTTTAAAAGAACTGGAAAAGCCTGGACGCGATCCACGGGAGATGATCAAACCATTTGCTTTTGCTGATGTAAAAAAACCTGAAGACCTGTCACCTGGTATGATAGTTCCTGGCATCATCACCAATATCACCAAGTTTGGATGTTTTGTCGACCTTGGAGTGAAGCAAGACGGCATGGTACATATATCGCAATTGGCAGATAAATTCGTATCTGATCCAAACACTGTGGTCAAACTGCAACAACAGGTCCATGTAAAAGTGCTCGAAGTGGACCTGGTGAGAAAGAGAATAAGTTTGACTATGAAAGGAATTTAA
- a CDS encoding PIG-L family deacetylase produces the protein MKKLFFAILLAFGSWISILSAQSIPLRVILIGAHPDDCDQGGGGTAILWASMGYAVKFVSVTNGDAGHQTQGGGVLAKRRMAEAQEAGKRFGVTYDVLDNHDGELTPNLNVRLQIIRKIREWDADIVLAPRPNDYHPDHRYTGVLVQDAAYMVAVPNVAPDTKPLKKNPLFLYYQDRFQRPNPFRPDIAIDITSVYDRKIYSMAAHESQFFEWLPWIGGYADQVPTGDTERLAWLTAQRARPITPEIKSALEKWYDTDRASKVKYAEVFEICEYGIQPKEADIRRLFPMLKK, from the coding sequence ATGAAAAAGCTATTTTTTGCCATCCTACTGGCATTTGGATCTTGGATATCCATACTTTCAGCGCAGTCTATTCCGTTGCGCGTCATTTTGATCGGTGCTCATCCGGATGATTGCGACCAGGGTGGAGGTGGTACAGCGATTTTGTGGGCTTCGATGGGTTATGCTGTTAAATTTGTATCCGTCACCAATGGAGACGCCGGGCATCAGACACAAGGTGGTGGTGTATTGGCCAAAAGAAGGATGGCCGAAGCTCAGGAAGCAGGTAAAAGGTTTGGAGTGACTTACGATGTGCTGGACAATCATGATGGTGAGCTGACACCCAACCTAAATGTGCGACTTCAGATCATCCGCAAGATTAGAGAATGGGACGCAGATATCGTTTTAGCTCCTCGGCCCAACGATTATCACCCGGATCATAGATATACGGGAGTGTTGGTCCAGGATGCAGCCTATATGGTGGCTGTACCCAATGTGGCTCCGGATACCAAACCATTGAAGAAGAATCCTCTTTTTTTATATTACCAGGATAGATTCCAAAGGCCTAATCCATTCAGGCCGGATATCGCTATTGACATAACCTCCGTTTATGATCGCAAGATCTACTCTATGGCCGCACATGAATCACAGTTTTTTGAATGGCTACCCTGGATAGGAGGTTATGCTGATCAGGTCCCCACCGGTGATACAGAACGATTGGCCTGGCTGACTGCCCAAAGAGCGCGACCCATCACTCCAGAAATAAAAAGCGCACTTGAAAAATGGTATGATACTGACCGTGCATCTAAAGTCAAATATGCTGAAGTCTTTGAGATTTGCGAATATGGCATCCAACCAAAAGAAGCTGATATCAGGAGGCTTTTTCCAATGCTAAAAAAATGA
- a CDS encoding carbohydrate-binding family 9-like protein, whose product MKPLFKSSIILVSVLGISLCIHYPLSSQANQFSTPTGKKAILHIAASLDFELTGDTAATAWSKTTWTDLVQTNQTNALRQTRVKIMYSTTGIYCLFWCEDPTITATLQKDFEDLYNEDVVEFFFWTDENHPLYFEYELSPLNHELAILVPNHQGVFFGWAPWHYEGERLTRHKTTILKSGDQTTGWVAECFIPYTLLKPLGNVPPKKGTTWRANMYRLDYDNDQTRWSWQPIRKNFHDYNRFGTILFD is encoded by the coding sequence ATGAAACCATTGTTTAAATCAAGTATTATTTTGGTCTCAGTTCTGGGGATATCGTTATGCATTCATTATCCTTTAAGCTCACAGGCAAATCAATTTTCAACACCCACCGGCAAAAAAGCAATCTTACATATCGCCGCTTCCTTGGATTTTGAGTTGACCGGTGATACGGCAGCAACTGCATGGAGTAAAACCACCTGGACTGATCTGGTCCAAACGAATCAAACCAATGCCCTTAGACAGACCAGGGTCAAGATCATGTATTCAACTACAGGGATATATTGTTTGTTCTGGTGCGAAGACCCTACGATCACTGCTACCCTGCAAAAGGACTTCGAGGATCTTTACAATGAAGATGTAGTAGAATTTTTTTTCTGGACCGACGAAAACCATCCCTTGTATTTTGAATATGAATTATCACCACTAAACCATGAGTTGGCCATATTAGTGCCCAATCATCAGGGTGTGTTTTTTGGATGGGCTCCGTGGCATTATGAGGGTGAGCGCCTGACGAGGCATAAGACCACGATATTAAAGAGTGGTGATCAGACTACAGGCTGGGTAGCGGAATGTTTTATCCCTTATACATTGCTCAAACCTCTTGGCAATGTACCACCTAAAAAAGGAACTACCTGGAGAGCCAATATGTATAGATTGGATTACGACAATGATCAAACCCGATGGTCCTGGCAACCCATCCGTAAAAACTTTCACGACTATAACCGGTTTGGGACTATTTTATTTGATTGA